A genomic window from Paramormyrops kingsleyae isolate MSU_618 chromosome 23, PKINGS_0.4, whole genome shotgun sequence includes:
- the LOC140581997 gene encoding proline-rich protein 15-like has protein sequence MSSKNPWWRSITTKRKVSVGSKEAAVLQKQESDLDPRAKGAQEDVHQTPQQQASQVGEDTSEESQFSEKSSRRNLKVSRSGRFKEKRKVRAALPVNYDENAPENEGVP, from the coding sequence ATGTCATCGAAGAATCCTTGGTGGAGATCCATAACAACCAAGCGGAAGGTCAGCGTTGGTTCCAAAGAGGCAGCTGTCCTCCAGAAACAGGAGTCTGATCTGGACCCAAGGGCCAAGGGCGCACAAGAGGATGTGCACCAGACACCTCAGCAGCAGGCCAGTCAAGTCGGCGAGGACACGAGTGAAGAGTCCCAGTTCAGTGAAAAGAGCTCGCGGAGGAACCTCAAAGTTTCCCGCTCCGGCCGATTTAAGGAGAAACGGAAAGTGCGAGCGGCATTACCTGTAAACTATGATGAAAACGCACCAGAGAATGAAGGTGTACCCTGA
- the wipf3 gene encoding uncharacterized protein wipf3, whose translation MPVPPPPPPPPPAPPPPPPLHPAQPPPSSLTPQGWSDPSRSQRPATGGRSALLADIHKGAKLKKVATVNDRSAPVIDKPKGSRPDSAVNSGGLGGSGVLGGPVSSGPPLAGLFAEGFPVLRPTGHRDTTAPRSSGSGLRQPVWSPLASDSCLLEAPDVAPPPKLPDRGSPMRSAVYPAVPAPACSKPSPPPHERPIKAPPAPQCPPPAPPPQTTKPTWLPVQPHSLPQPSIPPPPPPPPPPAFPPSSIPERSASFSYPAAPLPPPPPPMQFGNFRDPPPPPPPLPYSITSSYPSVPPPPPPPLQPPLPKVPPVPSPAFRAGVPPQAPSYPTTAPSRRPPAVPRPTGAGRFAPPPAPPARSPATELSSRSTPQNPPPPPPPLPPSVTRNGHLHSLDDFESKFQFHPIDDFPPPDEFKPFPRIYPSKEARESTRPAPLRTHMR comes from the exons ATGCCTGTtccccctccacctcctccgCCACCCCCCGCAcctccaccaccacctcctCTCCACCCTGCCCAACCACCACCGTCCTCCTTAACGCCTCAG GGATGGTCAGATCCCTCGAGGAGCCAGCGGCCGGCGACGGGAGGACGCAGTGCTCTCCTGGCCGACATCCACAAAGGAGCCAAACTCAAGAAAGTGGCCACAGTCAACGACCGCAGTGCGCCAGTGATCGACA AACCCAAAGGCAGCCGTCCAGATTCTGCTGTAAACAGCGGCGGCCTGGGTGGGTCTGGAGTTCTGGGGGGGCCTGTGTCCTCCGGACCCCCTCTGGCAGGTCTTTTTGCTGAAGGCTTTCCTGTACTAAGGCCAACAGGTCACAGGGACACAACTG CGCCGCGGTCCAGCGGCTCTGGGTTGAGGCAGCCGGTTTGGAGTCCCCTGGCGTCTGACAGCTGTCTCCTTGAGGCCCCCGACGTGGCTCCCCCCCCGAAACTTCCGGACAGAGGGAGTCCCATGCGCTCCGCCGTATATCCGGCGGTCCCCGCGCCCGCCTGTAGCAAACCCTCGCCGCCCCCTCATGAGCGACCAATCAAAGCACCGCCTGCGCCACAGTGCCCGccccctgctcctcctccacaaACCACCAAGCCCACCTGGCTGCCGGTTCAGCCCCATTCGCTTCCCCAGCCGTCTATTccgcctccacctcctcctccgcctcccCCAGCCTTCCCTCCATCCAGCATCCCCGAACGCTCTGCCAGCTTCTCTTACCCTGCTGCCCCCCttcctcctcccccaccccccatgcagTTTGGTAACTTTCGGGACCCCCCACCaccgccaccccccctcccctattCCATTACATCAAGCTATCCTTCAGttccgcccccaccccctccgccATTGCAGCCCCCGCTGCCTAAGGTACCCCCTGTCCCATCACCCGCTTTCAGAGCTGGAGTCCCCCCCCAGGCTCCCTCATACCCCACTACAGCCCCAAGCCGGCGACCCCCTGCGGTTCCCAGACCTACAG GTGCAGGAAGGTTTGCTCCACCCCCCGCTCCGCCCGCTCGATCCCCTGCTACAGAGCTGTCCAGCCGAAGTACGCCTCAgaaccctccccctcccccaccgccGCTTCCACCTTCGGTCACGAGAAACGGTCACCTGCACAGTCTGG ATGACTTTGAGTCAAAGTTTCAATTTCATCCGATTGATGATTTCCCTCCCCCGGATGAATTTAAACCATTTCCTCGAATATACCCGAGCAAAGAAGCGAGAG AGAGCACCAGACCTGCTCCTCTACGGACACACATGCGATGA